In one window of Leptospira sp. WS92.C1 DNA:
- a CDS encoding RHS repeat-associated core domain-containing protein, with protein MKSRVLRILILSVTILFVLNFSFIRSVQNFFSTMAATVTTGIPQKLPVIEANHDGSASTSIPIELPQGTKGVVPSLALTYNSMGGNGVVGVGWDLSGIHTISRNPSYGISYNGTDSYSSSLAGELIDVSGNRTNFHSRKESWIQFIPQGTCGDGPCSWIATDKSGRKIFFGASLDSRIPALGRTAGSIREWTLNREEDVHGNGYDIQYSSIDVSNGDFYPESITYNDRIIRFVFENRNDKTPNYVLGTLERIQKRLDKIEISVGGSVFRTYDLDYSYGPGTGRSILSKIKRSGNNSFGSESFDDIDFTYTNQAGSFSIGSLDYQVFTDTTTMNVFIPNIAVDFLNVFFNSSLPYHPSALDTNIDASLQYVVKVPVPDRNACNLGLASCLCALLVPCWGGNQGFLEYLAGNCAGFLGWGGPDACANGVTSALTAWLPMDLNGDGISDFVAINGTEETGSIHLTGHIQRIGQNPSTFSSWNIPIHYNTFYQPVDLNGDGKTDFAYEDGGKLWGIYSNGSSFSAPVLFGNVSLAGANRNMSIFSPYEYRFHYGPNSTSPLTSNRPAADFFADMNGDELTDFVHANGGSFSIYINRETYFDNPIVIAGGNDFFLNAMVDMTGDGKADYLQLIQTYDNPTLSALRSQKAALDTLMAQYQAEHTRAKSVANSLPVSTTGDTITEEDFQEFVAYLDSNGNSFLADYYELNGSAFNYDSVDLANLQTALESIVSAKMNFVGEQSYTINTQIGAIYAQGTVGQATYALQIRSFNLGNGTSQVSTYSMSNLVDPEKSTLVDVNGDGVLDFVSFTGTQSVVSIFMGNAFSNPIVTNLNASNGKNLSQFNFGEVNGDGLSDLVLFNRESQRFETYLSNGNGNFTLNNHYSFGGFAPQEYTDGNGIERGDQFQISLQDMNLDGISDLSLVFLNVGKTMGKVYYRYSSARNSGEDLLQVASNASGNQSSRVQYALTNQHPGATQPGTGNYPNVPNVSPGFLVVQSEIDMSTGVTHRKNYSYSNLRYNQGTRGVARSLGFASIRETDVNTGFYKITDYFQNDYRLSGSPQSERNYNASDNILRSTVYSAHSFPNPFGTEIAVPGSVTSNLYQNGNLLTTSAKSIVYDSYGFTTSEGEVIGSHSITNATQYLHDTTAWRIGRVVRSRKNVDGTWVEDSQFHYTGENLTSKTQFPASSTPLTTTFGYDSYGNVISVNDPSSGLSTITYDPVLNHFPISKTNALGHVTTASYDSATGLELSITDQNGAVTSTNYDAYGRKLSVIYPGESSPNETYQYENTGIYDVNNHTNNESVAKSVRDTVSGSENVSKIYRDPFGNTIRTENNTAVSGVNTIEEFQFDYSIGKLIRKSLQYLSVQTPQYVTFQYNHPDGDLSSMVEPASTGSILTTVSKSGYTETKSTTYPDGQTESRSETINELGQTVSRTENGRTISYVYSPFGEVRTITDVSGVTTNITYDSIGRRISTQDPNSGAISFGYDSQGRISSQTDARGKSIQFTYDALGRILTQNTNGGEASIQFTYDDASVPFSKGRLTKVVDESGQTEFRFNQRGETIQKTKIVDDITAIFKTDYDSLGRVVTNTYPDGTKLHSLYTPTGSVSNITMDSADGTSVGHSVVRYEGPTLNGNGDPIVRRVTGNGVTMEIAFEPTEQKPLALTTRKPDGTVIGNVEYSYDGKGQLTRIEDRLNPSRSQNFTLDNFGRVTQATGKYGSHVYSYSANGNLLQKANYTLSYGDPQHANAVTTASSANTGTMNYGYDASGNMVSRNGDALRYDSYGKLIEITPNGTTETIRYSYDYTGNRIKSVTNNTLTTSYFFGNDYEILRVSGTPERHTLYVKGIQGETVAQLTREDATLQLAEARTSSSSKENSIESFVGRIVGTHRSGDNGSEESVISVFVGTLTNPFCKDVAIDCGNYYKNRIRGRLVSIFGNSSYFQGGAPTHLFYAIYFLILLGFFYFAYPYFLKGNELLQNLSWRGAGTPAVIVAVFVMTSLPGCGILPGTGSKQGDPPWLLAMGSNVTSGTPNIQNPGINSPGGGEAGGTPVNGMYFYHPDHLGSVTMITDGYGNPASGPEPGVSYVSYEPYGSINRNDSYGPDIFRYKYTGQSEDKETGLYFYKSRYYDPVLGRYLQADSVVDPKSVNGQNRYMYVEGNPVGATDPSGHSLDLTFYAALYQYAQMPNNAQKEQSNLMLLYLHNQQIRNTSGPGCPASGKNSLVFGNFQGNGRCGGSLPKDVTLGMAVIYAGLSLFNNESAAAFALAYYFLYKPNSALTIVDRSGIAHDEEHKWSSSKQAIHANEDWIKQSWGNFYSINEQKAAYNREYDALPKSYDRYGGTGKSIIAGVNYAATTLFDYEALRVGTTLFAIQNVVGYTLQFAHHATFVHKGRYNNFWKPNKWKL; from the coding sequence GGTTCGTTTTTGAAAACCGAAACGACAAAACTCCAAATTACGTTTTAGGAACATTAGAAAGAATCCAAAAGAGACTTGATAAAATCGAAATTTCGGTCGGGGGGAGTGTTTTTAGAACCTATGATCTTGACTATTCTTACGGTCCGGGTACCGGTAGATCAATTCTTAGCAAGATTAAAAGGTCCGGAAATAATTCATTTGGTTCTGAAAGTTTTGACGACATAGATTTTACTTATACGAATCAAGCAGGTAGCTTTTCGATCGGCAGTCTCGATTATCAAGTTTTCACGGATACGACAACAATGAATGTTTTCATTCCAAATATCGCCGTCGATTTTTTAAACGTCTTTTTCAATAGTAGCCTTCCTTATCATCCTTCTGCATTGGATACAAATATCGATGCCTCTCTCCAATATGTAGTGAAAGTTCCGGTCCCGGATCGAAACGCGTGTAACTTAGGACTTGCATCCTGCCTTTGTGCTTTGCTGGTTCCCTGTTGGGGTGGAAATCAAGGGTTCTTAGAATATTTGGCTGGGAACTGTGCCGGATTTTTAGGTTGGGGCGGACCGGACGCCTGTGCGAATGGAGTAACCTCTGCACTGACTGCGTGGTTGCCCATGGATTTAAATGGTGACGGCATATCTGATTTTGTTGCCATTAACGGGACTGAAGAGACTGGATCTATTCATTTGACGGGGCATATCCAGCGAATAGGACAGAATCCAAGTACATTCTCTAGTTGGAATATTCCGATTCACTATAATACTTTCTATCAACCTGTCGACCTGAACGGGGACGGGAAAACCGATTTTGCTTATGAAGACGGGGGGAAGTTATGGGGAATTTACTCGAACGGTTCCAGTTTTAGCGCACCTGTGCTGTTTGGGAACGTTAGTTTAGCGGGCGCAAATCGGAATATGAGTATTTTTAGTCCCTACGAATATCGATTCCATTATGGTCCGAATAGCACTTCCCCGTTAACGAGCAATCGTCCTGCTGCAGACTTTTTTGCTGATATGAACGGAGATGAATTGACCGATTTCGTTCACGCAAACGGCGGCAGTTTTTCCATTTATATCAACCGTGAAACCTATTTCGATAATCCGATCGTGATTGCCGGAGGGAACGATTTTTTTCTGAACGCAATGGTCGATATGACCGGAGACGGGAAAGCTGATTATCTTCAATTAATCCAGACTTATGACAATCCGACTTTGAGTGCTCTTCGATCTCAAAAGGCCGCACTGGACACCTTGATGGCCCAGTATCAAGCGGAACATACAAGAGCGAAATCGGTTGCCAATTCTCTTCCCGTTTCGACGACAGGGGATACGATCACGGAGGAGGATTTCCAAGAATTTGTTGCCTATTTGGATTCGAACGGGAATAGCTTCCTCGCGGACTATTATGAACTGAATGGCAGTGCATTCAATTATGATAGTGTAGACTTGGCAAATCTTCAAACTGCTCTGGAAAGTATAGTTAGCGCTAAAATGAATTTCGTAGGAGAACAAAGTTATACAATCAACACCCAGATCGGAGCGATCTATGCTCAAGGTACTGTGGGCCAAGCGACTTACGCCTTGCAGATCAGAAGTTTTAACCTGGGTAACGGAACTTCACAAGTCAGTACGTATTCTATGTCGAATTTGGTCGATCCTGAAAAAAGCACGTTAGTGGATGTAAACGGAGACGGGGTCTTAGACTTTGTTTCGTTTACGGGAACTCAAAGTGTAGTCTCAATTTTTATGGGAAACGCGTTTTCCAATCCGATCGTGACAAACTTAAATGCAAGTAACGGTAAGAACTTATCACAGTTTAATTTTGGTGAAGTGAACGGAGATGGGTTGTCCGATTTGGTGCTTTTCAATCGAGAATCGCAGAGATTTGAAACGTACCTTTCTAACGGGAACGGTAATTTCACTTTGAACAATCATTATTCTTTCGGCGGCTTTGCTCCGCAGGAGTATACGGATGGAAACGGCATCGAGAGGGGGGATCAGTTTCAAATTTCTTTACAGGACATGAATTTGGACGGCATATCCGACCTAAGTCTCGTTTTTTTGAATGTTGGAAAAACGATGGGAAAGGTTTATTATCGATACAGTTCTGCGAGAAACTCCGGAGAAGATTTACTCCAGGTCGCATCCAATGCTTCCGGGAATCAAAGTTCGAGAGTGCAATACGCTCTGACGAACCAACATCCGGGAGCAACTCAACCTGGAACAGGGAACTATCCGAATGTGCCTAACGTGTCTCCCGGTTTTCTGGTAGTTCAGTCGGAGATAGACATGTCAACGGGTGTTACTCATCGAAAAAATTATTCTTATTCGAATTTGAGATACAATCAAGGTACAAGGGGAGTCGCAAGAAGTCTCGGCTTTGCTTCGATCCGGGAAACGGACGTAAACACGGGATTTTATAAAATCACGGATTACTTTCAAAACGATTATCGTTTGTCGGGTTCTCCACAATCCGAACGAAATTATAATGCGTCCGATAATATACTTCGATCTACCGTTTATTCGGCCCATTCTTTCCCCAATCCTTTCGGAACTGAAATCGCAGTTCCGGGATCGGTTACTTCTAATCTTTATCAAAACGGGAACCTGCTAACTACATCCGCTAAATCGATTGTCTATGACTCCTATGGTTTTACGACGAGTGAAGGCGAAGTCATCGGCTCTCACTCGATTACGAATGCAACTCAGTATTTGCATGATACGACCGCATGGAGAATAGGAAGAGTCGTTCGATCCAGAAAAAACGTGGATGGAACCTGGGTGGAAGATTCGCAATTCCATTATACGGGTGAAAATCTTACTTCTAAGACTCAATTTCCAGCGAGCTCAACTCCTCTGACGACCACGTTCGGTTATGATTCGTATGGAAATGTGATCTCAGTCAACGATCCTTCAAGCGGTTTAAGCACGATCACATACGACCCGGTTCTCAATCATTTTCCGATTTCAAAGACGAACGCACTCGGTCACGTTACGACTGCGAGTTATGATTCTGCGACCGGTCTTGAGCTTTCCATCACAGATCAAAACGGCGCCGTTACTTCTACAAATTACGATGCTTATGGTAGAAAATTGAGTGTGATTTATCCTGGAGAATCGAGTCCGAACGAAACGTATCAATACGAGAATACCGGAATTTACGACGTAAACAATCATACGAATAACGAATCGGTTGCTAAAAGCGTTCGGGATACAGTGAGCGGAAGCGAGAATGTTTCTAAAATCTACCGCGATCCATTCGGCAATACGATCCGGACCGAAAATAATACGGCCGTTTCCGGAGTGAATACGATCGAAGAGTTTCAGTTCGATTATTCGATCGGAAAGTTGATTCGAAAATCGCTTCAGTATCTCAGTGTGCAAACTCCACAATACGTCACGTTTCAATACAATCATCCGGACGGAGACTTATCCTCCATGGTGGAGCCCGCCTCCACGGGATCGATTTTGACAACAGTATCCAAGAGCGGTTATACTGAAACGAAATCGACCACCTATCCGGACGGGCAAACGGAAAGCCGCAGTGAAACCATAAACGAACTCGGACAAACCGTAAGCCGAACGGAAAACGGAAGGACAATCTCGTACGTATATTCTCCGTTTGGTGAGGTTCGGACGATCACGGACGTTTCTGGGGTTACAACGAATATTACCTATGACAGCATCGGCAGAAGGATATCCACACAAGATCCGAACTCGGGCGCTATTTCGTTCGGCTACGATTCTCAGGGTAGAATTTCGAGTCAGACAGACGCGAGAGGGAAGAGCATTCAATTTACCTATGACGCTTTGGGAAGAATTCTCACTCAGAATACTAACGGCGGGGAGGCGTCGATACAATTTACATACGACGACGCAAGTGTTCCTTTTTCCAAAGGAAGACTGACGAAGGTTGTGGATGAAAGCGGTCAGACGGAATTTCGCTTTAATCAACGAGGTGAAACGATTCAAAAAACGAAGATCGTGGACGACATTACTGCGATTTTTAAGACGGACTATGATTCTTTAGGAAGAGTGGTGACTAACACGTATCCGGACGGAACGAAACTTCATTCTTTATATACTCCAACGGGGAGTGTTTCGAACATCACGATGGATAGCGCAGATGGTACTAGTGTGGGTCATTCAGTGGTTCGGTATGAGGGACCAACTTTGAATGGAAACGGAGATCCAATTGTAAGACGAGTGACCGGAAACGGCGTGACGATGGAAATTGCATTCGAACCGACGGAACAAAAACCGCTTGCACTTACAACTCGCAAACCGGACGGAACGGTGATCGGTAACGTTGAATATTCCTATGACGGCAAGGGTCAATTGACTAGAATCGAAGACAGGTTGAATCCATCCAGAAGTCAGAACTTTACTTTGGACAATTTTGGAAGAGTCACGCAAGCTACGGGAAAATACGGTTCTCATGTATATTCGTATTCTGCGAACGGTAACTTATTACAAAAAGCGAATTATACCTTGAGCTATGGTGATCCTCAACATGCGAACGCAGTCACAACCGCTTCGAGCGCGAATACTGGCACGATGAATTACGGATACGACGCGAGCGGGAATATGGTTTCCAGAAACGGAGACGCATTGCGCTACGACAGTTATGGAAAATTGATTGAGATTACACCGAACGGAACGACAGAGACGATTCGATATTCTTACGACTATACTGGAAATCGAATCAAATCGGTAACGAACAATACGTTGACAACGAGTTACTTTTTCGGAAACGACTATGAGATCTTGAGAGTTTCAGGGACACCGGAACGACATACGTTGTATGTGAAAGGAATCCAAGGGGAAACCGTCGCACAGCTGACAAGGGAAGATGCAACGTTGCAGTTAGCGGAAGCAAGAACAAGTTCTTCGTCAAAAGAAAATTCTATTGAATCGTTTGTCGGGAGAATTGTGGGAACTCATAGAAGCGGGGACAATGGCTCGGAAGAATCGGTGATTTCTGTTTTTGTGGGAACACTAACAAATCCGTTTTGCAAGGACGTTGCGATCGATTGTGGGAACTATTACAAGAATCGAATTCGGGGAAGACTTGTTTCCATCTTCGGCAATTCGTCTTATTTTCAAGGTGGAGCGCCTACGCATCTTTTCTATGCGATTTATTTTTTGATTCTTTTGGGATTTTTCTATTTCGCATATCCGTATTTCCTGAAAGGAAATGAACTTTTACAAAACCTATCATGGCGCGGTGCGGGAACTCCTGCGGTGATTGTGGCCGTATTTGTGATGACGTCTCTTCCCGGATGCGGAATTCTTCCAGGAACTGGAAGCAAACAAGGAGATCCTCCTTGGCTTTTAGCGATGGGATCGAATGTAACTTCGGGAACGCCGAATATTCAGAATCCGGGAATCAATTCTCCAGGAGGAGGAGAAGCGGGAGGAACCCCAGTCAACGGAATGTATTTCTATCACCCTGACCATTTGGGTTCTGTAACAATGATCACAGACGGATATGGAAATCCAGCAAGTGGACCCGAGCCAGGAGTGAGTTACGTATCCTACGAACCTTACGGTTCGATCAACCGAAACGATTCGTATGGTCCTGATATATTCCGTTACAAATACACGGGTCAGTCAGAGGACAAGGAGACAGGTCTTTACTTTTACAAATCTCGGTATTACGATCCGGTCTTGGGAAGATACTTACAAGCGGATTCGGTTGTGGATCCGAAGTCAGTGAACGGCCAGAATCGTTATATGTATGTAGAAGGGAATCCTGTTGGAGCGACCGATCCGTCGGGTCACAGTTTGGACCTAACATTTTATGCAGCGTTGTATCAATACGCGCAGATGCCGAACAATGCTCAGAAGGAGCAAAGTAATTTGATGTTGTTGTATTTGCACAATCAGCAGATTCGAAACACGTCTGGGCCTGGTTGTCCGGCAAGTGGAAAGAATTCTCTAGTATTTGGTAATTTTCAAGGGAATGGACGTTGTGGGGGAAGCTTGCCTAAAGATGTTACATTAGGAATGGCTGTAATATATGCCGGTCTTTCGCTTTTTAATAATGAAAGTGCTGCAGCTTTTGCTCTTGCTTATTACTTTCTTTACAAACCAAACTCAGCCTTAACGATCGTAGATCGTTCAGGAATCGCTCATGATGAAGAACACAAGTGGTCCTCGAGCAAGCAAGCGATTCATGCAAACGAAGATTGGATCAAACAATCCTGGGGCAATTTTTATTCGATCAATGAACAGAAGGCAGCTTACAATCGGGAATATGACGCGTTACCGAAGAGTTATGATCGGTATGGTGGTACAGGTAAATCGATAATAGCCGGAGTGAATTACGCAGCGACTACCTTATTTGATTATGAAGCATTGCGTGTAGGGACCACTCTCTTTGCCATCCAAAATGTAGTTGGTTATACACTTCAATTTGCTCATCATGCAACCTTTGTTCACAAAGGACGATACAACAACTTTTGGAAACCGAATAAATGGAAATTATGA